In Natronomonas halophila, one DNA window encodes the following:
- a CDS encoding O-acetylhomoserine aminocarboxypropyltransferase/cysteine synthase family protein, translated as MFDRDDLYTDSLHAGQEADPTTGARAPPIYQTTSYEFEDAEHAADLFALREPGNIYSRIMNPTNAVLEQRLATLEGGVAAIATSSGMASFDLATFVLASAGDNIVSASSLYGGTYTYLTHTVERRGVETRFVDTLDYEAYEEAIDEDTAFVHCETIGNPALVTPDFERLAEIAHDNGVPLFVDNTFATPALCRPLEHGADLVWNSTTKWIHGSGTTIGGVLVDGGSFPWDEHADRFPEIAKPNPAYHGINFSETFGEAAFAYTARTRGLRDLGNQQAPFDAWTTIQGLETLPMRMERHCENAMAVAEYLDDHPEVSWVTYPGLESHETHETASEYLDGYGGMITFGLEAGYEAAKRTTESTDLASLLANVGDAKTLIIHPASTTHQQLTDEEKQASGVTDDLVRLSVGLEDVDTIIADLDAAIEDAT; from the coding sequence ATGTTCGACAGGGACGACCTGTACACCGACTCGCTGCACGCAGGACAGGAAGCAGATCCGACGACGGGCGCGCGCGCACCGCCCATCTATCAGACCACCTCCTACGAGTTCGAGGACGCCGAACACGCCGCGGACCTCTTCGCGCTTCGGGAACCGGGCAACATCTACTCCCGGATTATGAACCCGACCAACGCCGTCCTCGAACAGCGGCTGGCGACACTGGAGGGCGGCGTCGCCGCCATCGCCACCTCCTCGGGGATGGCGTCCTTCGACCTCGCAACCTTCGTCCTCGCGTCGGCGGGCGACAACATCGTCTCGGCGTCGTCGCTGTACGGCGGCACCTACACCTACCTCACCCACACCGTCGAGCGCCGCGGCGTCGAAACCCGCTTCGTCGACACGCTCGACTACGAGGCCTACGAGGAAGCTATCGACGAGGATACCGCCTTCGTCCACTGTGAGACCATCGGCAATCCCGCCCTCGTCACGCCCGACTTCGAACGGTTGGCCGAAATCGCCCACGACAACGGCGTGCCGCTGTTCGTCGACAACACCTTCGCGACCCCCGCGCTCTGCCGCCCGCTGGAACACGGCGCCGACCTCGTCTGGAACTCCACGACCAAGTGGATTCACGGCTCCGGAACGACCATCGGCGGCGTTCTCGTCGACGGCGGTTCATTCCCGTGGGACGAGCACGCCGACCGCTTCCCCGAAATCGCGAAGCCGAACCCGGCCTACCACGGCATCAACTTCTCCGAGACGTTCGGCGAGGCGGCCTTCGCCTACACCGCCCGGACCCGCGGCCTCCGTGACCTCGGCAACCAGCAGGCGCCCTTCGACGCGTGGACGACGATTCAGGGCCTCGAAACCCTCCCGATGCGGATGGAACGCCACTGCGAGAACGCGATGGCCGTCGCCGAGTATCTCGACGACCACCCCGAGGTTTCGTGGGTCACCTACCCCGGCCTCGAAAGCCACGAAACCCACGAGACCGCCAGCGAGTATCTGGACGGCTACGGCGGCATGATTACCTTCGGACTCGAGGCCGGCTACGAGGCCGCAAAGCGGACCACCGAATCGACCGACCTCGCGAGTCTGCTGGCGAACGTCGGCGACGCCAAGACGCTCATCATCCACCCCGCCTCGACGACCCACCAGCAACTCACCGACGAGGAAAAGCAGGCGAGCGGCGTCACCGACGACCTCGTGCGACTGTCGGTCGGCCTGGAGGACGTCGACACCATCATCGCGGACCTCGATGCGGCCATCGAGGACGCGACCTGA